The window CATCATTAATAACCTTAGCAACAGGTCCTAAACAGTTTGTAGTACAAGATGCGTTAGATATAATATGGTGTTTATCTGGATCATAATCATTATGATTAACTCCCATAACTATAGTTATATCTTCATCTACTCCAGGAGCTGAAATTATAACTTTTTTTGCTCCAGCTTTTATATGTTTGTTACATCCTTCTCTATCTCTGAATATTCCAGTTGATTCTACAACAACATCAACACCTAATTCTTTCCACGGAATTTGTTCTGGATCTCTATGTGCTGTAAATTTAATTTCTCTATCCCCTATTATAATTGAATCTTTAGTAGCTGTAACTTCTTCATCTAAAATTCCATATAAAGAATCATATTTAAATATATGTGCATGCTTTTCAGGTCCACTAGTACTATTTATAGCTACTATCTCTATATCCGATTTTCTTTCTAACCATGCCTTTAAAACATTCTTTCCGATTCTTCCAAATCCATTAATTCCCACTTTAATACTCATTGTAAAACCCTCCCATTTATGTAGTAGTTAATAATATATAATTTTTAGAATAACACATTATTCTGACATAAACTTAATTAGTGTGTATTTTTAATTTATATGTGTTATACTTTTTACAGTTTAACATATTCTTCTTATTTTGTACATATATAAATATAATTTTTCTATTGAATTTTTATATTTTCTATAGTATCTATAAGATTAAGTTAAAAAAGTATACAATATACATATATTAACATTTATATCTTATTTTGTATATTAGAATGTGCATTTTATATTAAAAAATTGCATTTTCCGTAACATTTGTTCTCTAATCAGTTAAAAACATAGTGTATAATATACATATAACGACATCATATTAAAAGGGGGATTTAAAAATGAAAAGACAAATAATTGAAATAAATCAAGAAAAATGTATAGGATGCGGATTATGCGCAAATGCATGTCATCAAGGTGCTATAAAAGTTATAGATGGTAAAGCAAAGTTGATGAGTGATTCTTACTGCGACGGACTTGGAATGTGTTTACCTGCTTGTCCAGTGGATGCAATAAAATTAACAGAAAAAGAAACTGTAGAATTTGATCAATCTAGAAAAGGATATGCTACTAATAAGAAAAAAACATCTGGAGGATGCCCTGGATCTGCAAGTAAAGTATTAAAAAGTAATTCAGGATGTGGATGTAGTGGATCATCACCTAAACAAATAAATACTACTGAGTCTCAATTAAATCAATGGCCTGTTCAATTAAAACTCGCGAGTCCTTCAGCCGATTTTTGGGATAATGCAGATATATTAATAGCAGCAGACTGTTGTGCATATTCTTATTCAAATTTTCACAATGATTTTATGAAGAATAAAATTACAGTTATAGGATGTCCAAAGCTTGATGACAACCAATACTATATAGATAAGTTAACTGAGATATTTAAAACAAAAGATATAAACAGCATAACAGTTACAAGAATGTCCGTGCCTTGCTGTGGTGGATTAGTTCGTGCAGTAAAAGAAGCCATCTCAAATTCTAACACAAAAGCTTCATACAATGAGTTTGTAATATCTACAGATGGAAATATAATATAATAAAAAAGGTACTAGCGAAAATCGCTAGTACCTTTTTTATTATATTTCAATTATTTTATTTATATCTATAATTTCTTCATTTTTTTCTTTTTCACTCATAGCCTTCATTTCTTTAATTAAAAATACTAGTGTAATTAGAGAAGATGAAATATCCGATATAGGATATGCTATCCAAACTCCCTTAAGTCCAAATAATTTTGGTAATATTATAAGCATTGGTATTAATATAAGTACCTGTCTAGAAAGACTAAGTACTATAGAAATCTTGGCCTTTCCTATTGCTTGGAAAAAGTTTGATACAACTATTTGAAATCCTATCACAGGAATCATACATAAAAATATCTGAAGTCCACGAGTTCCTATCTTAAGTATATTTTCATCATCACTAAATATAGATATCATAAAACTTGGGAAAAATTCCACAGATATAAATCCTAATATGCAAAGTACAGATGCCGAACCTATTGCAAGTCTCAAACATTTTTTAACTCTATCTATTTTAACAGCCCCATAGTTATATCCTAATATAGGTTGAGCACCTTGAGTTATACCGAATACAGGCATCAAAAATATCATTGTAATACTTATTAGTATGCTCATAGCACCAATAGCATAATCTCCTCCATTTGCTTTTAAGGTATTATTCGCAAGTACATTTACAACACTAGATGCAAGCTGTATTAAAAACGGAGACATACCTATTGCAAATATACCTTTAACTATATTAATATCTAGTTTCATATATTTAACTTTAAGTTTCATAGAAGAACGATTACCAATCATAAAGTATCTAAGTACCCATATAGTATTTAATGTTTGACCTATAACAGTAGCTATTGCAGCCCCTTTTATTCCCATATCCATCTTCATTATGAATACATAATCAAGTATTATATTAGTTATAGCTCCTATTAAATTTGTAATCATAGCAGTCTTCGGA is drawn from Tepidibacter hydrothermalis and contains these coding sequences:
- a CDS encoding ATP-binding protein, whose protein sequence is MKRQIIEINQEKCIGCGLCANACHQGAIKVIDGKAKLMSDSYCDGLGMCLPACPVDAIKLTEKETVEFDQSRKGYATNKKKTSGGCPGSASKVLKSNSGCGCSGSSPKQINTTESQLNQWPVQLKLASPSADFWDNADILIAADCCAYSYSNFHNDFMKNKITVIGCPKLDDNQYYIDKLTEIFKTKDINSITVTRMSVPCCGGLVRAVKEAISNSNTKASYNEFVISTDGNII
- a CDS encoding MATE family efflux transporter, whose protein sequence is MEKQKRLGTENIGKLLMEFSFPAIIGMLINILYNIVDRIFIGKGVGAIAISAVGLTLPFSTIIMAFGMLAGIGGAALISIRLGEGKHDEAEKILGNTFILLSIISILVTIVGIGFLDPLLKIFGASEVTFGYAKDYIIIILAGAVFNAVGFGLNASIRSDGSPKTAMITNLIGAITNIILDYVFIMKMDMGIKGAAIATVIGQTLNTIWVLRYFMIGNRSSMKLKVKYMKLDINIVKGIFAIGMSPFLIQLASSVVNVLANNTLKANGGDYAIGAMSILISITMIFLMPVFGITQGAQPILGYNYGAVKIDRVKKCLRLAIGSASVLCILGFISVEFFPSFMISIFSDDENILKIGTRGLQIFLCMIPVIGFQIVVSNFFQAIGKAKISIVLSLSRQVLILIPMLIILPKLFGLKGVWIAYPISDISSSLITLVFLIKEMKAMSEKEKNEEIIDINKIIEI